From one Tetragenococcus osmophilus genomic stretch:
- the argF gene encoding ornithine carbamoyltransferase, translated as MMTSIFQGRSLLAEKDFTRKELEFLINFSLHLKDLKKRGIPHHYLEGKNIALLFEKNSTRTRSAFTTASIDLGAHPEFLGANDIQLGKKESVEDTAIVLGSMFDGIEFRGFKQETVEELAQYSGVPVWNGLTDQWHPTQMIADFMTVEEAFGQLEGLTLVYVGDGRNNMANSLLVTGAILGVNVRICSPKELSPTQEVVDYAEKFAKESGAQLMVTDNVAQGVKDANVLYTDVWVSMGEEEKFEERINLLKPYQINMDMVQKTGNQDNNLILLHCLPAFHDTKTRYGEMVSENFGIDEMEITDEAFRSKYAWQFEEAENRMHSIKAIMAATLGNLFIPYV; from the coding sequence ATTATGACATCAATATTTCAAGGACGCAGTTTATTAGCTGAGAAAGATTTTACTCGTAAGGAATTAGAGTTTCTTATTAATTTTAGCTTGCATTTAAAAGACTTGAAAAAAAGAGGTATTCCTCATCATTATTTGGAAGGAAAAAACATTGCGTTACTATTTGAAAAAAATTCGACAAGAACACGCTCTGCTTTTACAACAGCATCGATTGATTTAGGCGCTCATCCAGAATTTTTGGGCGCGAATGATATTCAATTAGGGAAAAAAGAATCTGTAGAAGACACTGCAATCGTACTAGGTAGCATGTTTGATGGTATTGAATTTCGTGGTTTTAAACAGGAAACAGTTGAAGAGCTAGCTCAGTATTCTGGAGTTCCAGTTTGGAATGGCTTAACTGACCAATGGCACCCTACTCAAATGATTGCTGATTTTATGACTGTTGAAGAAGCTTTTGGACAATTAGAAGGTCTTACGCTTGTTTATGTTGGTGATGGCCGCAATAATATGGCAAATAGTCTTTTAGTCACAGGTGCAATTTTAGGAGTGAATGTACGGATCTGTTCACCTAAAGAACTTTCACCTACACAAGAAGTGGTTGATTATGCTGAGAAATTTGCTAAAGAATCGGGTGCACAATTAATGGTTACTGACAATGTAGCCCAAGGCGTGAAAGACGCGAATGTTTTATATACTGACGTTTGGGTATCTATGGGGGAAGAAGAGAAGTTTGAAGAACGAATTAATTTATTGAAACCTTACCAAATTAACATGGATATGGTTCAAAAAACAGGGAACCAGGATAATAATTTAATTCTACTTCATTGCTTACCTGCTTTTCACGATACGAAGACTCGATACGGAGAAATGGTTTCTGAAAATTTTGGTATTGACGAAATGGAAATTACTGACGAGGCCTTTAGAAGTAAATATGCATGGCAATTTGAAGAAGCAGAAAACCGTATGCATTCAATTAAAGCCATTATGGCAGCAACGTTAGGTAACTTATTTATTCCCTATGTATAA
- a CDS encoding NAD(P)-dependent malic enzyme, whose product MVDAKKEALRVSEENGGKLEIHSKVDVKSMEDLAVAYTPGVAAVSTAIHEDQSKVYKYTGKKNTIAVVTDGSAVLGLGNIGAEAAIPVMEGKAVLFKEFAGVDAIPICLNTQNTEEIISHIKAIAPSFGGINLEDIGAPRCFEIEQRLKDELDIPVFHDDQHGTAIIVLGALYNALKLSNKKLEDAHIVINGGGAAGIAITKKFLKAGAKNIKLVDKTGIISEDNSKLEQRHKEIATLTNKNHQKGDLHEALKGADVFIGVSAPGVLKQEWIKDMNEKPIIFAMANPTPEIMPDETKKGGAFIVGTGRSDFPNQINNVLAFPGIFRGALDSRAYDITDKMQIAAAKGIAEVIPKEQLTRDYIIPDAFNQSVVKTVAKAVQNAAKNDG is encoded by the coding sequence ATGGTTGATGCAAAAAAAGAGGCATTACGGGTTAGTGAAGAAAACGGAGGGAAATTGGAAATACATTCCAAAGTAGATGTCAAAAGCATGGAAGACTTGGCTGTTGCTTATACTCCAGGAGTTGCTGCTGTTAGCACTGCTATCCATGAGGATCAATCAAAGGTTTATAAATACACAGGTAAAAAAAATACTATCGCTGTCGTAACAGATGGTTCTGCTGTATTGGGGTTAGGTAATATAGGAGCCGAAGCTGCTATTCCAGTTATGGAAGGAAAAGCAGTTTTATTTAAGGAATTCGCTGGTGTAGACGCAATCCCTATTTGTCTCAATACACAAAACACTGAAGAGATTATTTCTCATATCAAAGCAATCGCGCCTTCTTTTGGAGGAATTAACTTAGAAGATATTGGAGCTCCTCGCTGTTTCGAAATTGAACAACGCTTGAAAGATGAACTTGACATCCCAGTTTTTCACGATGATCAACATGGCACAGCAATTATCGTCTTAGGCGCTTTATATAATGCTTTGAAACTATCGAATAAAAAACTAGAGGACGCTCATATCGTAATTAACGGCGGAGGCGCTGCTGGCATTGCCATTACAAAGAAATTTTTAAAAGCTGGTGCTAAAAATATAAAACTTGTTGATAAAACAGGGATTATCTCAGAAGACAACTCTAAGCTTGAACAACGTCATAAAGAAATTGCTACATTAACCAATAAAAATCACCAAAAAGGAGATCTACATGAAGCCTTGAAAGGCGCGGATGTCTTTATTGGCGTTTCAGCCCCTGGTGTCCTAAAACAAGAATGGATCAAAGATATGAATGAAAAACCAATTATCTTTGCTATGGCTAATCCAACACCAGAGATTATGCCTGATGAGACTAAAAAAGGCGGCGCTTTTATCGTTGGTACTGGTCGTTCCGATTTTCCAAATCAGATCAATAACGTTTTAGCATTTCCTGGTATTTTTCGTGGTGCTTTAGATTCTCGAGCATATGACATTACTGATAAAATGCAAATTGCTGCAGCTAAAGGGATTGCCGAGGTAATACCTAAGGAACAATTAACTAGAGATTATATTATCCCAGATGCATTTAACCAAAGTGTGGTTAAAACAGTAGCAAAAGCTGTACAAAATGCAGCAAAAAATGATGGTTAA
- a CDS encoding GNAT family N-acetyltransferase, protein MQTKIKKFNDLTLLEYHQLMKIRTSVFVVEQNCPYQEVDDVDLTAFHFWLENQKEMVAYARVYQQQQTIHFGRVLVKKEERDKGLGKQLMQQLMGWIEQNFPEKIIHIEAQAYLQEFYTSFGFRAVSEKYLLDGISHIDMQKG, encoded by the coding sequence ATGCAAACAAAAATAAAAAAATTTAATGACCTAACTCTTTTAGAATATCATCAGTTGATGAAAATAAGGACGTCCGTATTTGTAGTAGAACAGAACTGCCCTTACCAAGAGGTTGATGATGTTGATCTAACTGCCTTTCATTTTTGGTTAGAAAACCAAAAAGAAATGGTTGCTTATGCGCGTGTTTATCAACAACAGCAAACCATTCATTTTGGTAGGGTGTTAGTTAAAAAAGAAGAAAGAGACAAAGGGCTAGGAAAACAATTAATGCAGCAATTAATGGGATGGATTGAACAAAACTTTCCAGAAAAAATCATTCATATTGAAGCGCAAGCTTACTTACAAGAGTTTTATACTAGTTTTGGTTTTCGCGCTGTTTCTGAAAAATATTTATTAGATGGGATTTCTCATATCGATATGCAAAAAGGTTAG
- the arcA gene encoding arginine deiminase yields MSTPINVFSEIGKLETVMLHRPGNELSNLLPDELQNLLFDDIPFLEQAQKEHDYFAEVLQAKGIEVLYLEDLAAESLRNKDIREKFIKQYLDEANIFNQTLKTKLQEKLTAIKDNRELVDKTMAGVQKVELPKYKAVSLTEMMDNSSPFVIDPLPNLYFTRDNFATVGHGISLNRMYSSTRQRETIYGQYIFDHHPRFSGKNIPRVYDRNNVSQIEGGDELILSEKVIAIGISQRTEAISIERLAKNVFDRKLGFNCVLAFNIGQKRKFMHLDTVFTMVDYDKFTIHPEIEEMLEVYSITPKNTGELKIAKERGRLEHILAKYLHRDSVQFIRCGDGNQTAAAREQWNDGSNTLAIAPGEVIVYDRNMITNKALERAGVKLNYIPSSELVRGRGGPRCMSMPLSRKSLTQ; encoded by the coding sequence ATGAGTACACCTATTAATGTTTTTTCAGAAATTGGCAAGCTGGAAACAGTGATGTTGCATCGTCCAGGAAATGAGTTAAGTAATTTATTGCCAGATGAATTGCAAAATTTATTGTTTGACGATATTCCGTTTTTAGAACAAGCGCAGAAAGAACATGATTATTTTGCTGAAGTATTACAAGCAAAAGGAATAGAAGTTCTTTATTTAGAAGATTTGGCCGCAGAATCATTAAGGAATAAAGATATTCGTGAGAAATTTATTAAGCAATATCTAGATGAGGCCAATATATTTAATCAAACATTAAAAACAAAATTGCAAGAAAAACTAACCGCTATCAAAGATAATCGAGAGTTAGTTGATAAAACGATGGCAGGTGTACAAAAAGTGGAGTTACCCAAATATAAAGCTGTAAGCTTAACAGAAATGATGGACAACAGCTCTCCGTTTGTGATTGATCCACTACCAAATTTGTATTTTACTAGAGATAATTTTGCTACTGTAGGTCACGGTATCTCTTTGAACCGTATGTATTCTTCGACTAGACAACGTGAAACAATTTATGGTCAATATATTTTTGATCACCATCCACGTTTTTCTGGAAAAAATATCCCTAGGGTTTATGATCGTAATAATGTTAGTCAAATCGAAGGTGGGGATGAACTTATCCTTTCTGAAAAAGTGATAGCTATTGGTATATCTCAACGTACAGAAGCTATATCTATAGAAAGACTGGCTAAAAATGTTTTTGATCGAAAGTTAGGCTTTAATTGCGTGCTAGCATTTAATATTGGTCAAAAGCGTAAATTTATGCATTTAGACACAGTATTTACTATGGTTGATTATGATAAGTTTACGATACATCCTGAAATTGAAGAAATGTTGGAAGTATATTCGATCACACCAAAAAATACTGGAGAATTGAAAATTGCTAAGGAAAGAGGACGGCTTGAACATATCTTAGCTAAATATTTACATCGTGATTCTGTACAATTCATTCGTTGTGGCGATGGCAATCAAACGGCTGCTGCTAGAGAACAGTGGAATGATGGTTCAAATACTTTAGCGATTGCTCCTGGGGAAGTTATTGTATATGATCGCAATATGATAACAAATAAAGCGCTGGAAAGAGCTGGAGTGAAGTTAAATTATATCCCCAGTAGTGAACTAGTTAGAGGTCGTGGAGGCCCTCGTTGTATGAGCATGCCTTTGTCTCGTAAAAGTCTTACACAATAA
- a CDS encoding arginine repressor, which yields MHKNERQSLIKQIINQYTIRTQEELLARLQEENVDVTQATISRDIREIEIIKAIDESGEFKFTLLNSSQTQNQAEQGKLVNLFNDVVTKVEHVQFLTIIHTIPDNASLLAAVIDETHLPEVKCSLAGFDTVVLIVPDEAHALEMENYFNKIWNKQTEETIES from the coding sequence TTGCATAAAAATGAGCGACAATCATTAATTAAACAAATCATCAATCAATACACCATACGTACCCAAGAAGAATTGTTGGCTCGCTTACAAGAGGAAAACGTAGATGTTACCCAAGCAACTATCTCTAGAGACATTAGGGAGATAGAAATAATTAAAGCAATCGACGAAAGCGGAGAGTTCAAATTCACTTTATTAAATTCTTCGCAAACACAAAATCAAGCAGAACAGGGAAAACTAGTAAATCTATTTAATGATGTAGTAACTAAAGTTGAACATGTCCAATTTTTAACCATTATTCATACAATTCCTGATAATGCTTCGTTATTAGCAGCAGTGATTGATGAAACTCATCTACCCGAAGTAAAATGTTCTCTTGCTGGCTTTGATACAGTTGTATTAATAGTTCCAGACGAGGCACATGCTCTAGAAATGGAAAATTATTTTAATAAGATCTGGAACAAACAAACAGAAGAGACTATTGAAAGCTAA